In candidate division WOR-3 bacterium, the following are encoded in one genomic region:
- a CDS encoding class I SAM-dependent methyltransferase, producing the protein MAEWNDLFLDKEFIDLIPQTEIHRFIVNLQKIFQTRKVMIWDQCCGAGRHTVLAAKLGCDVYSSDVSKNGTDYLRCRLDEENLGAKVKIADMTKDPWENKRFHGVMVWDAIHHNTIGNIRKAFDIIYDRLQPGGQFLCTLMSDKSKSYALGSEIEKNTFVQSEGPEAGVPHHYFDEAEVTNIFQKWKKLVLSEKEVRYVETAKDFYKTNPFGYTKWEILLEK; encoded by the coding sequence ATGGCTGAGTGGAACGACCTGTTTCTTGACAAGGAGTTCATTGATCTGATTCCTCAAACTGAGATACACAGATTCATTGTAAATCTTCAGAAAATCTTTCAAACCCGAAAAGTAATGATATGGGATCAGTGCTGCGGCGCCGGACGCCACACTGTGCTTGCGGCAAAACTCGGATGCGATGTCTACTCTTCGGACGTATCCAAAAACGGAACCGATTACCTCAGATGCAGGCTTGATGAGGAAAATCTCGGGGCAAAAGTAAAAATCGCTGACATGACCAAAGATCCATGGGAAAATAAACGGTTTCACGGAGTAATGGTCTGGGACGCAATTCATCACAACACGATCGGAAACATCCGAAAAGCCTTCGACATTATCTACGACCGGCTTCAACCGGGAGGACAATTTCTGTGCACTTTGATGTCCGACAAATCGAAGTCCTATGCCCTCGGCAGTGAAATAGAAAAAAATACTTTCGTTCAGTCCGAAGGACCCGAAGCAGGCGTTCCACACCATTATTTCGACGAAGCGGAAGTCACAAACATTTTTCAGAAATGGAAAAAACTGGTTCTGTCTGAAAAAGAAGTCAGGTACGTAGAGACCGCAAAGGATTTCTACAAAACCAATCCTTTCGGATACACAAAATGGGAAATACTTCTGGAAAAATAA
- a CDS encoding isoprenylcysteine carboxylmethyltransferase family protein gives MYVFITIWGIWFLSEIFLSRFVKSRSTNSENLDKNSLRIMWTTIIVSIFAGVILMIYTSLPVSGSPLTAYIGLSVIVSGMILRIIAIITLGRFFTVDLAIHSDQRIIRKGLYKFIRHPSYTGSLISFVGLGMSFNNWASLVVISVPVILSFIYRINVEENLMFRQFGKEYDEYRKKTRRLIPFVY, from the coding sequence ATGTATGTTTTCATTACAATATGGGGGATTTGGTTTCTCTCGGAAATCTTTCTGTCAAGATTCGTAAAATCCAGATCGACGAACTCAGAAAATTTGGACAAAAACTCCCTGCGAATAATGTGGACAACTATCATTGTCTCAATTTTCGCCGGAGTGATTCTGATGATTTACACCAGTTTACCGGTATCAGGTTCCCCTCTGACGGCATACATCGGATTGTCAGTCATTGTCTCCGGTATGATTCTCCGCATAATTGCCATCATAACTCTCGGAAGGTTTTTCACCGTTGATTTGGCGATCCACAGCGATCAGAGGATAATTCGAAAGGGTCTTTATAAATTCATCCGGCATCCTTCCTATACGGGATCGTTGATTTCATTCGTCGGATTGGGCATGTCATTCAACAACTGGGCAAGTCTTGTTGTTATATCCGTTCCAGTAATTCTATCTTTTATTTACCGGATAAATGTTGAAGAGAATCTGATGTTTCGGCAATTCGGAAAGGAATACGATGAGTACAGGAAAAAGACCAGGCGGCTTATTCCGTTCGTATATTGA